From the Cystobacter ferrugineus genome, the window ACCCTGTTGGATGTCGAGCGCCTGCGCCGGGACGTGGAGTAGGACCCCCGCGGGACCGCGCCCTCCTGGCGCGGTCCCCCTCCCATCCACTCCCCTGGGCTCGTCGACGTCGGCCGTCTTCCCCCCTCCACGACGGCCTCGGCGTTCCGGACTCCCGCGCGATGCCACCCCGCGGGCGTGGCCTTCGCGCGCCCGCGCCCGGACGGAGTGTCCAGGGCGCGGCGTTCGGGATCGACGGAACGTGAGTTCCGAGCCTACGTTCCTTTCTACCCCGGATGGAGGCGGAGGGCTGTGAACGGCTTCACGGCTCGGGTGTGAAGCCGTTCACAGACAAGCGGGGCCCTTCGTGCCTTCCCCCCGGGGGGGTCGAGGGCGTGGGCGCGGCTCAGAAGGTCGCGCCGAGGTTGAGGGTGCCGGTGTAGGTGCCGCCGTTGCTGAAGGCCTCGTTCACCGGGGTGCCCGGGGTGGTGGTGGGCACGCCGGTGGCGAACTGCTGGTCGAGCAGGACGTTGTAGTTCACGCGCGCATCCGCGGTGAAGTCGCCGATGTGCAGGCGCAGTCCGCCGCCGAGCGGCACGTTGCCCACGGTGTCGTCCTGGAAGCCCGCCGCCTCGGCGCGGACGTTGTAGCGGCTGAGGCCGACGCCCGCGAGCACGTAGGGCTGCAGGGGCGCGGCGGTGAGGCCGAGGGTGGCCACCGCCTGGGCGCCGTTGCGCATCACGTCCGGGCCCCGCGAGGCGCCGGGCGTGGCCACCGTGTCGCGGTTGAAGTTGTTCGACGCGCCCGAGTAGCCGATCTCCACGCCCAGCACCTTGGACGGACGGAGCATGAGCGTGGCCCCGTAGGCGGCGCCCGGGCGGATGTTCGAGCCGAGCGAGCTGGTGTAGCCCTCCACGCCGCCGCCGACGAGCACGGACACACCGCGCATGTCCGCGCTGGACTCCCGGCGGACCTCGTCGCGTGCCAGGGCCGTGCCCGCGCCCAGGGTCAGCACCGCCACGCCCGCCACCACTCCCACGGTTGTCTTCTTCATGTGTTCCTCCCCCTTCGCGCTGGAATTCGAGCTGGCAGGAAGCTGGGAGGGTCCCTCGCGGGGTGCTACCGGGCAGGCGGGGAGGCGGGCCCCAGGGCGCTCCCGTCTTGTCCTCCTCACCTGTTCGCTTCCCTGCTCCGGAAGGGGCTGGCATCTTCCCGCCGCACTTCTTCGCATTCCGAGGTTCACGCGTGCCGGAGAGAGACTGGGAGCGTCTGGGAGAGCTGGCCGGAGGCATGAAGGCCGGCGCGGTTGCGGTGGGCCCCGAGGGCTTCGGGTGGGTGGGTGGGGTGGAGGAGCCCGCGGAAGGGGGCCTGCTGGAGCGGATGAAGGCGCGGCGCGCCCGGCTGCTGCGCGTGGCGGCGGGCAACCCGACGAGCGTCTGGGAGGGGGCCGGTTGGGTGCAGGCCCTGGATTGCTCCGGCCCGGTGGGCGCCGCCGTCATCGCGACGCTGCGCGCCTCGGGCACGGGCTCGGACTACCACCTGCTGGTGTCGGTGGATGGGGGCCGCGAGTGGCAGGCGCGAGGCCCCGTGGGCTCGCCGACCCTCACGCAGGTGCTGGCCGTCAGCGAGCGGGAGCTGTGGGTGCTGGGCGCCGGGTTCCTCGGGCATACCGTGGACGGGGGCGCCACGTGGACGGAGGTCCGCCTGGCCGGAGAGAGGGAGCCGCGCACCGAGCGGTTGCGGCGCGTGGACGGGGGCGTGGCGCTCCTGGGGCAGGGCGTGTCGCTCTCGCTGGACGGTGGCCAGACGTGGAGCCCCCGGGAGGTGGGGGCCTCGCGCGTGGTGGACGTGGACGGGGCCTTCGTGGCCGCGGTCGTGGACGGCCAGACGCGGGTGGGCGAGCGGCAGGAGTCCGGAGTGCGCTGGGGCGAGCCGTTGCCCGCGGGCCGCGAGCCGGTGCGGCTGGTGGCCACCGAGGGCATGCTGCGGGTACTCACGCGCGGCGTGGACCCGGCCCGGGGCATCGAGCCCGTGCTGTACGTGAGCGAGGATGGGGGAAACACCTGGTCCCATCACCCGCTGCCGCTCGGGCTCCGGGTGGACATCGCCGGCCGGGAGTGGGCCCTGGGCGTGGACGCGGGCGGCGTCCTCCTGGGCCGCCTCGCGTGAGCGCCACGGTTGGGCAATGGGGGGGGAGCGCTAGAGCGGCACCTGCTCCCGCCCCGGGTGGGTGATGTAGCCGGTGCCCGCCGCCACCAGCTTCGCCATCAGCCGATCGATGCCGTTGGAGCGGCTGAAGGCCATCTCGTTCTTCGTCACGCCCACCAGCGTGAGCAGCTGCACGCGGCCCGACTCGAGCTGGAAGTGCGCGGGGCGCGAGGGATCCGTCACGAAGACGAAGCCGCTGAGCTTGGAGTCGCCACCCGTGAGCGTTCCCTCCACCGGGTAGCGGTGCCCCACGGCGAACAGCCGTGCGCACACCAGGTTGTAGGCCATCATGTCCACCAGCCGCAGCACCGGCCAGCGCTCCTCCTCGGGCGTGTGGATGACCATCTCGTAGCCCAGTCCACTCGGCGCCCCCTCCTGCACCTCTTCTCCGGGGGCCAGGGTGAAGGGGTTGGACAGGCCGCTCGTCACGTACGTCCAGTAGGGGTACTCGGGCGTGGGCGGCGCGACCCGCACACCCATGGGACCCCAGTTCGGATCGAGTTCCTTCGCCGCGGAGGGCTCGTCACTGTCCATCCACGCTTCGAGCGCACCCGTCTGGTCCAGCGTGTAGACCTCCTCGCTGATGTTGCCGAAGAGCTTGGGGTACTCCACCTCGTCCCGGTCGGCCCAGCAGTCCTCATACCACTGCACGAAGGCTTCATCCGTCTCAGGCGCTTTCATAGCGGAGTGACTCTAGAGCGGGTTGCCCCCGGTCCCTTCACTTTTCCGTCACAATCCATCGTCCGCTGCACAGGAGGGTGGGCGGGCGGCCTTCATGCCCCCGAGGCCCGGCCGGGCAGGGGCCAGGGCTTGAGCCCCGCGAGCTGCTCGGCCTGCTCGACGGCGGGTCGCAGGTGCGCATGCTCTCGGTGGAGGAAGTCGCGCACCGCCTTGTCCAGTGTCCGGTTGAACAACAGGTGCGCGCTGTGCACCGCCGTGGGCTCGAAGCCCCGGGCGATCTTGTGCTCGCCCCCCGCGCCGGGCTCGAACACGCGGCGCCCCGCGCGGATGTTGTCCTCCACCGAGTGGTACAGGCACACATGGAAGTGCAGGAAGGGATGCTCCTCGTGGCACCCCCAATAGCGGCCATAGAGGCGCTCGGGCGTGGCGAGGTTGAAGGCCCCGGCGATGACCTTGCCCGCGCGCTCGGCCTGCACCAGCTCCACCGTGTCCGGCATCGCGCGGAAGATGCGCACGAAGAAGTCCTCGGTGAGCTGCACCTGCCCCCAGGGCCCCCGGCTCGCGCACGTGGCCTCGTAGAAGCCGAAGGCGCGCCGGGCATGCTCCGCGCCCACCTCCGCCCCGCGCACCGTGCGCACGGTGATGCCCTGGGTGGCGGCCGCCGCCCGCTCGCGCTTGATTTGAGAGCGGCGCTTGGAGTCGAAGCGCGAGAGGTAGTCGTCGTAGGTGCGGTAGCCCGGGTTCTTCCAGTGGAATTGCAGGGTGATGCGGCGCGCGAGCCCCTGCGCTTCCAGCATGTCCGCCTCGTCCTCGCGCGGGTAGAGGAAGTGCACCGAGGAGCAGCCACTCTCCCGGGCGCTCTCCACCGCCGCGCGCAGCAGCAGGAGCCGCAGCGCGGGCACGTCCTCGCCCGGGGCGATGAGGAAGCGCGCGCTGGTGGCCGGCGACAGCGGCGCGCCCACCACGAGCTTGGGGTAGTACTCCACGCCGAGCCGCTCGGCGGCGCCCGCCCACGAGAAGTCGTAGATGTACTCGCCCATGCTGTGGTGCTTGCGGTAGGCGGGGGAGGCGGCCGCGAGCTTGCCGTCGCGCCAGAGCGTCAGGTGCTGCGGCTCCCACCCCGTCTCGAGCGTCGCGCTGCCGCTCTCCTCCATGGCGGCGAGCCACTCATGGCGGATGAACGGAGGCGCCTCGGGTCCGGCGAGGGCGTTCCACTCGGTGGCGGAGACATCGGTGATGGATTCGAGGAGGCGGAGGCGGAGGTTGGCGGCCACGGGCTCCATCTAACGCGCCCTTTCCGGCTCCGCCGCTCCACCGTGCCGCCGGTGCCGCTCGGCGGACAGTCAGGCCACCCCTCGCCCGGCGGCATGGGCCGTCCTCCACCCGGGCCCACTCCGGACGCGCTCCCGGCCGGGCCCCGTGGTAGGCACGCGCGCCCCGGTGGCAGTGGGAGGACGTGGAAATGCAGCGCTCGGAAGTCGTCGCCCTGGACAAGCGGCATGTGTGGCACCCCTACACGCCGATGGACGAGTACATCGCCCGGACGGAGCCCCTGGTCGTCGTGGGCGCCGAGGGGCCCTACCTGTTCGACGCGGATGGCACGCGCTACCTGGACGCCAACGGCTCGTGGTGGGTGTCCACCCTGGGGCATCGCCACCCACGGCTCGTGCGCGCCCTCACCGAGCAGGCCGGAGCCTTTCCCCATACCTCGCTCGCGGGGGTGACCCATGCGCCCGCCGCGCGGCTGGCCGCGGAGCTGGTCGCCCTGGCCCCGGGCGCGGGGGGGGCCGGGGCGGAGCGGCTCTCGCGCGTCTTCTACTCGGACAACGGGAGCACGGCGGTGGAGGTGGCCATCAAGATGGCGGCCCAGTACTGGGCGCAGAACGGACGGCCCGCGCGCACGCGCTTCATCACGCTCTCGGGGGCCTTCCATGGCGAGACGATCGGCGCCACGAGCGTGGGCGGGGTGGAGGTGTTCCGCGACGTCTTCGGGCCGCTGCTCTTCGACGTGGTGCACGTGCCGTCCCCGGCCGAGCCCGCGGGCTGGGAGCGCGCCTTCGCCCAGGTGGAGGCCACGCTGCGCGCGCACCCGGACGAGATCGCCGCCGTCATCCTCGAGCCGCTCATCCAGGGCGCGGCGGGCATGCACGTGTACGCGCCGGCCTTCCTCCGGGCGGTGCGCGAGGCCACGCGCGCGGTGGACACCTTCCTCATCGCCGACGAGGTCTTCACGGGCCTGGGGCGCACGGGGGCGCGCTTCGCGTGCGACCTGGCGGACGTGGTGCCCGACCTGCTGTGTCTGGCCAAGGCGCTGTCGGGGGGCCTGTTGCCCTTCGCGGCGACGCTGGCCACCGAGCGGGTGTTCTCCGGCTTCGGGGGCGGGAGCGAGCGGGCGCTGTATTACGGGCACTCGTACTGCGGCAACCCGCTGGGCGCGGCGGTGGCGCGCGAGGTGCTCGCGGTGTACCGGGACGAGGACGTGCTCGGGCAGGTGGCGCGCAAGGCGCCCCGGGTGAAGGCCGCCTTCGAGCGCATGGCCGCGGACATCCCCGGCGTGACGCGGCCGCGGGCGCTGGGCATGGTGGGCGCGGTGGACCTGGGCGGCGGAGGCTATCTGGCCCGGGCGGGCTGGCGGGTGTACGAGGCGGCGCGGCGGCGGGGCCTGTACCTGCGCCCCCTGGGCGACACCGTGTACGTGGCCCCCTCGCTCAACATCCCGGACGCCGCGCTGGACGAGCTGCTCGCGGGCGTGGAGGAGAGTCTTCGCGAGGTGGCCCGCGCGGGCGGCTGATCCGCCCGGCACGCAATAGAAACTCGCCCCCGGGCGTACTTCATGCACACTGGGGTTTTCGTCACCCCATTCAAGGTCGAGGAGGAGCGGAGATGGGCTCGGGCCTGTGTTCGTGGATCATCTTGGGATTCTTCGCGGGCCTCATCGCCCGCGCCATCATGCCGGGCCGTCAGGCCATGGGCATCATCGCCACCACCCTGCTGGGCATCGGTGGCTCGTTCATGGGCGGCTTCCTCGCCTCGGTGATCCGCGGCGGAAGCTGGCGCTTCTTCCAGGCCAGCAGCTTCATCGGCGCCATCATCGGCGCCGTCGTGCTGCTCTTCATCGGCTCGATGATGTCCGGCAGACGTTAGGCGCCGGACCCGTTCCCGGTCCGGAATACCGCCAAGAGCGAAAAAAACCGCGAAGGTCGTGAAAAACGGAATACCTCCATGTATATTGGAGGAGCAGTCAGCGCAAAACCCCTCCAAGGTGCTTCTGGCTGCGGGCAGGCCGCGCGCGGACTCGTTGAGTGGGAAACCACCGGAGCCGCGCGCGGCCGCACTTTTCTTCCCGGCCTGTCCCGCCGCGCGGCCGAGGTGATGGAAACGCAACCCTTGCCCCGTCGTCCCTCTGGCGGGGACTTCCGGTACTCATGCGCGGAGGTAGCTTCTGGCCCTCGTCCGACCCTCGCCCCCGGCGGTGGACGGACAGTCCGAGGAGCTCCATGGGCGCGGTCACGATGGTGCTGGTGGCGTGGTTGATGGCGGGCTCGCCGGCGCAGGAAGTGTCTCCGCCGGGCACTCCAGGCTCGTTCGTGGCCAGGACGCTCACCCTGCGCGGGGTGTCGTATTCCTACTCCGTCTACCTGCCACCCAACTACCGCCCCGGACAGGGGTGGCCCGTCATCCTGGCGCTGCATGGGGCGAGCTCGCGCGGCACGGAGGGCACGCTGCCCCGTTCCCAGCGTCTGGCGGCGGCGGTGCGTCTGTACCCCGAGCGCTACCCGGCCCTGCTGGTGCTTCCCCAGTGTCCGCCCGGCGCGGACTGGAGCGGGGACGTGGCGGAGTTCGCCCTGCGGGCCGTGGACAGGACGCTCGTCGAGTACGGAGGAGATCGCAGACGGGTGTACCTGACGGGGGAGTCCATCGGGGCCCAGGGCGCGCTGCGCTTCGCGGCGCGCTTCCCGGACCGCTTCGCCGCCGTGCTGTCGGTGTCCGAGCGCTCGGCGGATCGCTCCGTGGTGGAGCGGCTCAAGGGGGTGCCCCTGTGGATGTGGCACGGCGACGCGGACAAGGAGGTGCCCGTCTCCGAGAGCCGCGCCTTCCTGGAGCTGTTCAAGGCCGTGGGCAACACCTCCGTGCGCTACACGGAGCTGCCCGGCCTGGGCCATGACATCTTCGACACCGTCTATCTCGACGAGGCGGTGAGCACCTGGCTCTTCGCTCAGCGGCGCGCCCAATGAGGCGCTGAACGCGGCCCCGAGCGCGGCCCGGAAGGCTCAGTCCTCGGGCGGCTCGGGCGCCACGCGCGCCGTGAGGACATGATCCCTCCAGCGCCCCTCGATGAGGACGGACTGGCGCGCGAGCCCCTCGACCTGGAAGCCCACGCGGCGCAGCACCGCGGCGCTGCGGTGGTTGTCCGGCAGGTGGTTGGCCATCAGGCGGTGCAGGCCCAGGGGCCCGAAGGCATGAGCGCACACGGCGCTCACCGCCTCGCTCATCAACCCCTTGCCCTGGTGGCGCGCGTCGAGCCCGAAGCCCAGCTCGGCGCATTGCAGGGGCCCGCGGCGGATGTCGTTGAGCGACACGCTGCCCAGCACCGGGCTCGACTGGGAGGGGAGCTCGCGTGACAGCAGGAAGAGGCGCAGGGCCAGGCCGCGCCGCCAGTCCTCGGCGTCCTGGGCCAGGCGCGAGCGCCACCAGGTGACGGTGAAGAAGTTGTCCGGGCGCGCGGGCGACACGGGCCCCAGGTGCTCGCGGTTGGCCAGGTGATAGGCGAGCACTCGCGCGGCGGCATCCGGCGGCAGCAGGGTCAACAGCAGCCGCGGCGTGGTGAGCGAGGCCTGGAAGATGTCCGGAGGCATGCGGCTTGGGTGCGCAGGTGCGGCGGTGGATAGGCTACACCTGTGTCCCATGCGCCTGCACCTCGTCGATGGGACCTACGAACTGTTCCGTGCCCACTTTTCACCTCGTCCCGGAGTCCACGCTCCGGACGGCCGGGACGTGAAGGCCACGGTGGGGCTCGCCGCCTCGCTGCTGGCGCTCCTGCACGACGAGCACGAGGCGGTGAGCCACGTGGCGGTGGCCTTCGACAACCCCATCCACTCGTTCCGCAACGAGCTGTTCGCCGGGTACAAGTCCGACGAGGGCGTGCCCCCGGAGCTGCTCGCGCAGTTCGACGCGGCCGAGGACGCGGCGCGCGCGCTCGGGCTCACCGTGTGGTCCATGAAGGAGTTCGAGGCGGATGACGCGCTGGGCACCGCCGCCGCGCGCTGGGCCGGACAGGTGGAGCAGGTGCGCCTGCTCACCCCGGACAAGGACTTGGGGCAGTGCGTGCGCGGCCAGCACGTGGTGCAGGTGGACCGCAAGCAGCACAAGGAACTGGACGAGGCGGCGGTGCGGGCGCGGCTGGGGGTGGCCCCGGCGAGCGTGCCGGACCTGCTGGCGCTCGTGGGAGACGCCGCGGATGGCATCCCCGGCCTGCCCGGCTTCGGCGAGAAGGGCGCGAGCCTGCTGCTCGGAGAGTACGGCCACCTGGAGCGCATCCCCGACGACGCGGCCGCGTGGACGGTGCGGCCCCGGGGCGCGGAGAAGCTCGCGGCCACCCTGCGTGCCCATCGCGAGGAGGCGCTCCTCTACCGCCGGCTCGCCACGGTGGTGACGGACGCGCCCCTGCCCGGGTCCCTCGAGGACCTGGCCTGGGCGGGCGTCCCCCGCGAGCGCTACCTCGCGTGGTGTGACGCGATGGGCGTCACCACGCTGCGCTCGCGGCCCCAGCGCTGGGCGCCGTGAGCCCCCCGTGGACCCGCGTCCGACGGGGCTTCCCCCTGCCGGAGGCCCCTCTCCAGGCGTGGGAAAGCCCGGATTGTCCGTGAGAAGACATCAAGACGGTTTTTCGAGGTGGTGCTGACAGGTCCTCAATCCCGTCCAGGATGTGAAGGGTTCTCTCCTCACCTGTTGGCTCTGGTGTATGACCTCACCTGGCACATCGGGTTCAGCTCTGAGCGACATGACGGGTGGAGCCATGGCGCGGTGCCTGGGTTCCCCTCGTGAATCCGAGCACTCTTAGCGTCCCCCGTTCTTCCAACTACCCCTCCCATCCTGTCGCGGGTGACCTGTCCGACCCTAAGCAGACGGCCTGATGGGTCGGCTTACGGAGGGCCAGGAAACCGCGATGGGACAACCTTCGACCAGCAAGCTCGCAGCGAATGTGGGCGAGCTCGCGCGAGAGGCGCGGGTTCGTGCGGGACTGACCCAGGCGGATGTGGCGGAGCGGGTGGGGCTGGCGACCGAGGTGTACGGGCGGCTGGAGCGGGGCCGGATGTTGCCGAGCGTGCCGTCGCTGCGGCGGTTGTGCATCGCGTTGCGCATGCCGTCCGACTCGCTGTTGGGGCTCAACACCGGCGAGGTGCCGACGTGGGCGGCCGAGTCCACGCCGGAGGAGTACGACGAGGTGCCCGAGCTGCGCCGGCTCATGCGCACCCTGCGCAAGCTGGATGGCACCCAGCTCAAGCTCATTGGCCTGGTGGCCTCGGCGCTGCAGAAGCGCTAGCGGACGCACACCCCGCGCGCTTGGGGCTTGTCTTCGGAGGGCGAGCCCTGGCCTCATGGCACCCCTTTCCCGATGGGGGTTTGCGCATGGTGGTCGACGAGCGGCGATGCGGCGCGGGCAGTGCCTTCCCTCTGCTGGGTGTGTTGCTCGCCGTGCTGCTTCCGCTCGCGCCGGCCCGAGCCCAGGTGCCCACCACGCCGCAAGGTGGCCTCGGCGAGCTGACGGACGTGCCCCGCTCCGCCGAGGACGCGGGGGTCGTGTCCACCGAGCGGGACGTGCTGCGCGAGGACGGGGGCTTCTCCCTGGGCGGCGCGGAGGGCTCGGATGGAGGCACCCCGCGCTTCGAGCCCCCGGCGCTCCTGGCCGACTCGCCCGCGCGCTACCCCGAGGCGCTCGCCGCCCAGCCGGTGGCGGGCACGGTGCGCCTGGAGCTGCTGGTGGCCGAGGACGGTGAGGTGGACGAGGCGCGGCTCGTCCAGGGCGTCCACCCGTTGCTCGACCAGGCCGCGCTGCACGCCGCGACGCGCCTGCGCTTCTCCCCCGCGAAGGTGGAGGGCGTGCCGGTGCCGGTGCGGCTCACCTTCGAGTACCACTTCCAGGCGCCCGTGGCCCCCGCCGAGCTCTCCTCCTCCGGCGAGCCCCTGCCGCCCATCAGCCTGCGCGGCCTGGTGCGCACCAAGGGCAACCGCCAGCCCATCGTCGGCGCCGTGCTCGAGTTCGACGGGGTGCACGACGCGCCCGTGGAGACGGGCGCGGACGGCCGCTTCGAGGCCCGGCTCGCCCCGGGCGCGCACACCGTGCGCATCTCCGCGGCCGGCCACAAACCCGGCTTCTTCCGCGAGAACCTCCAGGCCGGCGAGGCGCTCGAGGTGGTGTACGGCCTGGAGCCGCTCGTGGTGAATCCCTACGAGACGGTGGTGCGCGGTGATCGCGAGCGCACCGAGGTGTCCCGCGTCACCCTGCATGACGCCGAGCTGCGGGAGGTTCCCGGCACCCTGGGAGATCCCTTCCGCGTCGTCATGCTCATGCCCGGCGTGGGCAGCATGCTCTCGGGCGTGTCCTACCCGGTGGTGCGCGGCAGCCAGCCGGCCTCCACCGGCTACTTCCTCGACGGCATCCGCGTCCCCATCCTCTTCCACCTCTTCCTCGGGCCCGCGGTCATCCACCCGGACTTCATCGACACCATCGACTTCTATCCCGGCAACCCGCCCACCCCGTATGGCCGCATCACCGGTGGCGCGGTGGAGGGCCGGCTCACGCGCCCGCGCGATGATCGGCTGCACGGCAGCGTCTACGCGGACCTGCTCAACGCCGGCCTCTTCATCGAGTACCCCTTCCAGTCCACGGGCACCAACGTCTCGGTGGCCGGGCGCCTGTCGTACACGCCCTGGCTCATCGCGCTCGCGGCCAACGCGCTGCAACCGCCCGGCTTCAACGACTCGAAGCTGGTGTTGGACTTCTACGACTACCAGGCGCGCATCGAGCAGAAGGTGGGGCCGGGGCGGCTGCGCCTGTTCGCCTTCGGCTCCTCGGACACCTTCGGCACCCGGGCGACGACGGACGAGGGCTCCACCCAGCTCCAGTCCGTGCTCTTCCACCGCCTGGACTTGCGCTACCGCCACCCCGTGGCCGGCGGCGAGCTGGAGGGCGGAGTCTCCGTGGGCGTGGATCGCTTCGCCATCGTCGGCGACAGCTTTGGCGGCGACGGCCTCACCGTGAACGTGGACCAGCGCAACGTCACCGCCCGCCTGCGCGACGAGCGCGAGCTGGGCCAGGGGTTGTCGCTGCGCAGCGGCCTGGAGGTGGAGAACACCCGCGCCCTCGTGTACTTCCTCGCCCGCAGCCGCACTCCGGACGGTGGGGGCATCGATGAGATCCGCATCGATCAGCCCCTGGCGATCGCCACCTTCAGCGGCTTGTGGTCCGAGCTCACCTGGAAGCCCGAGGGCTCGCGCTGGACGGTGGTGCCCGGCCTGCGTCTGGACAACTACTACCTCTCGGGCGGCGTCAACGCGTTCGTGGCCGAGCCGCGGGTGACGGCACGCCACAAGCTGACGGACGCTCTCACCCTCAAGGGCGGCGTGGGCCTCTACCACCAGACGCCCACCACGCTCATCAGCCTGCCCGTCATCGACATCGCGGCGCTCAAGCAGGGCTTGCAGCAGGCGGTGCAGATCTCCGCGGGCGTGGAGTACCAGGGACTGGCGGGCTTCGACGTGAGCCTGGACGGCTACGTCAACCCGCTGCTGCGCACCGTGGAGCTCACGCCCTTCGGCACCGAGACCCCGCCGTCCACCCCGCTGCCGCCTCCGGATCCCGACGGAGGCGAGCCCGGACGTCCCCGGCCGCCCCCCACCACCGGGGGCCAGGGCTCCGTGCGCGGCCTGGCGCGGCAGCAGCAGCCCATCCCCGACGTGGGCGACCTGGGGGACTTCCGCGGCCGGGGCCTGTCCTATGGCCTGGAGCTGCTCATCCGCCGGCCCCTGGGGGGCAACTGGTTCGGCTGGCTGTCCTACTCCCTGCAGCGCAGCACCCGCCTCACCCGCTTCAACCGCTACGACGCCAACGGGCAGTTCATCGGCCAGGCCGAGGGGAACCTGCCCTACGTCTTCGACCAGACGCACGTGGCCAACCTGGTGCTCAGCTACAAGTTCGCCAACAACATCACCCTGGGCGGCGTGCTGCACTTCAACACCGGCCGGCCCGAGTCCGGCAACCTCACCAGCCGCACCCAGGTGGAGGGCACGGATTCCCTCGGCCGGCCCGCCTGGGTCCCCGTGAGCCTGGACCGGGTGGACCGGCTGCCGCCCTTCTTCCGCTTCGACCTGCGGCTGTCCAAGGCGTGGGCCTACGAGACCTTCTCGCTCGAGGCCTACCTGGACATGCTCAACGTCACCATCAGCCAGGAGGTGGTGGGTTTCAACTACGGGGGAGGATTCGACCTGCCCTTGAACAAGACGCCCACTTCACTCCCCATCGCCCTGCCCATCCTCGGCCTTAAAGGCCGCTATTAAGGAAAAAGCTGGAAATCGGCGCGGGGGGCGGGATTTCGGGCGGGCCCCATGCCATACTGTCGCAATTCGTACTCCTGCCTCCCGGGGCTCCTCGAACGCCTGGGAGCGGAGTCGATGGGGGGAAGCGCGTGAACTCATCGGGAATGGCCAGGCCCACTCATTCCGGGGCGTTACACGGGGAGTATCCCGACCCGTACATCCTGTTCCAGTCGGTGCGTGGCGAGACGGGCGTGCTGCTCGACTTCGAGTGGACGGCGTTCAATCCGGCTGCCGAGCCGTGGGTGCCGGGCCCGTCGCGGGCGCTGTCGGCGTGGCACGGGGTGGAGGGCCTGCCGGAGCCGGAGGTGCTGGGCGCGGTGGTGGAGGGGGGGGCTCCGCTCGGCTTCGAGCTGCACGTGCGGCGGGGAGGCGGGGAGCGCTGGTTCCAGGCGCGGGCCGTGAAGCAGGGGGATGGCTTCGCGCTGTGGCTGTCTGATCGCACCGAGGCCCACGAGCGGGAGCGCGTGTTGCGCGAGGCGCTGGAGCGGGCGCGCGAGGCGCTGGAGCAGGAGCGCAAGGCGCGCGAGCGCGAGGCGTACCTGTCGCTGGCGCTGGAGACGGCGCACATGGTGACGTGGGAGTGGTCGGAGGCGCGGGGGAGCTTCTCGCTGTCGGCCAACGCCGAGGACTTCTTCGGGGTGCCGCCGGAGGGGCTGGGCAACACGGTGGAGTGGCTCCTGGGGCGCGCCCATCCCGAGGAGCGCGCGCGCATCGCCGAGGCCTTCGCGCGGATGCGCACCACCGAGGGGGCCCATGCCTTCCAGTTCCGGGGCCCCTGGCCGGACGGCACGGTGCACACCTACGAGGTGGTGGGCCAGTCCTTCCACGAGGAGGGCCTGCCCTTGCGCGTGCTGGGCGTGGCCATGGACATCACCGAGCGCCTGCGCTCGCAGGAGGCGGTGCGCGCGGCCGAGGAGCGCTACCGCCTGGCGGCGCTCGCCACCAATGACGTGCTCTGGGAGTGGCTGCCCACCACGGGCCACATCTACTGGAGCGAGGCCTGCCACCGGATGCTCGGCTACCAACCCCAGGAGATGGGGGACGAGGCCTGGTGGGCGGAGCAGATCCACCCGATGGATAGGGAGCGCGTGGTGGGCAGCCTCCATCGGCTGGTGGCCGAAGGGGGCGAGTCGTGGACGGCCGAGTACCGCTTCCGGAGCAAGGATGGCACGTA encodes:
- the bioA gene encoding adenosylmethionine--8-amino-7-oxononanoate transaminase, whose product is MQRSEVVALDKRHVWHPYTPMDEYIARTEPLVVVGAEGPYLFDADGTRYLDANGSWWVSTLGHRHPRLVRALTEQAGAFPHTSLAGVTHAPAARLAAELVALAPGAGGAGAERLSRVFYSDNGSTAVEVAIKMAAQYWAQNGRPARTRFITLSGAFHGETIGATSVGGVEVFRDVFGPLLFDVVHVPSPAEPAGWERAFAQVEATLRAHPDEIAAVILEPLIQGAAGMHVYAPAFLRAVREATRAVDTFLIADEVFTGLGRTGARFACDLADVVPDLLCLAKALSGGLLPFAATLATERVFSGFGGGSERALYYGHSYCGNPLGAAVAREVLAVYRDEDVLGQVARKAPRVKAAFERMAADIPGVTRPRALGMVGAVDLGGGGYLARAGWRVYEAARRRGLYLRPLGDTVYVAPSLNIPDAALDELLAGVEESLREVARAGG
- a CDS encoding alpha/beta hydrolase-fold protein encodes the protein MGAVTMVLVAWLMAGSPAQEVSPPGTPGSFVARTLTLRGVSYSYSVYLPPNYRPGQGWPVILALHGASSRGTEGTLPRSQRLAAAVRLYPERYPALLVLPQCPPGADWSGDVAEFALRAVDRTLVEYGGDRRRVYLTGESIGAQGALRFAARFPDRFAAVLSVSERSADRSVVERLKGVPLWMWHGDADKEVPVSESRAFLELFKAVGNTSVRYTELPGLGHDIFDTVYLDEAVSTWLFAQRRAQ
- a CDS encoding WD40/YVTN/BNR-like repeat-containing protein, which translates into the protein MPERDWERLGELAGGMKAGAVAVGPEGFGWVGGVEEPAEGGLLERMKARRARLLRVAAGNPTSVWEGAGWVQALDCSGPVGAAVIATLRASGTGSDYHLLVSVDGGREWQARGPVGSPTLTQVLAVSERELWVLGAGFLGHTVDGGATWTEVRLAGEREPRTERLRRVDGGVALLGQGVSLSLDGGQTWSPREVGASRVVDVDGAFVAAVVDGQTRVGERQESGVRWGEPLPAGREPVRLVATEGMLRVLTRGVDPARGIEPVLYVSEDGGNTWSHHPLPLGLRVDIAGREWALGVDAGGVLLGRLA
- a CDS encoding GNAT family N-acetyltransferase, with amino-acid sequence MPPDIFQASLTTPRLLLTLLPPDAAARVLAYHLANREHLGPVSPARPDNFFTVTWWRSRLAQDAEDWRRGLALRLFLLSRELPSQSSPVLGSVSLNDIRRGPLQCAELGFGLDARHQGKGLMSEAVSAVCAHAFGPLGLHRLMANHLPDNHRSAAVLRRVGFQVEGLARQSVLIEGRWRDHVLTARVAPEPPED
- a CDS encoding GNAT family N-acetyltransferase, with translation MEPVAANLRLRLLESITDVSATEWNALAGPEAPPFIRHEWLAAMEESGSATLETGWEPQHLTLWRDGKLAAASPAYRKHHSMGEYIYDFSWAGAAERLGVEYYPKLVVGAPLSPATSARFLIAPGEDVPALRLLLLRAAVESARESGCSSVHFLYPREDEADMLEAQGLARRITLQFHWKNPGYRTYDDYLSRFDSKRRSQIKRERAAAATQGITVRTVRGAEVGAEHARRAFGFYEATCASRGPWGQVQLTEDFFVRIFRAMPDTVELVQAERAGKVIAGAFNLATPERLYGRYWGCHEEHPFLHFHVCLYHSVEDNIRAGRRVFEPGAGGEHKIARGFEPTAVHSAHLLFNRTLDKAVRDFLHREHAHLRPAVEQAEQLAGLKPWPLPGRASGA
- a CDS encoding GlsB/YeaQ/YmgE family stress response membrane protein; amino-acid sequence: MGSGLCSWIILGFFAGLIARAIMPGRQAMGIIATTLLGIGGSFMGGFLASVIRGGSWRFFQASSFIGAIIGAVVLLFIGSMMSGRR
- a CDS encoding suppressor of fused domain protein, translated to MKAPETDEAFVQWYEDCWADRDEVEYPKLFGNISEEVYTLDQTGALEAWMDSDEPSAAKELDPNWGPMGVRVAPPTPEYPYWTYVTSGLSNPFTLAPGEEVQEGAPSGLGYEMVIHTPEEERWPVLRLVDMMAYNLVCARLFAVGHRYPVEGTLTGGDSKLSGFVFVTDPSRPAHFQLESGRVQLLTLVGVTKNEMAFSRSNGIDRLMAKLVAAGTGYITHPGREQVPL